GCTTACATTCCTACTCTGGAGACTGAAGCCGAGAAACTGTCCTCGTTGGGGGAATATTAATCGAGCATTagcttctactttcacggtgtgagGTCATGCAAATTGGCGTTAAATATTTTCAGGAAGAATTTTTGAGGGAAAACAGTACTGCTCAACATGTTCAGTACTTCACCAACTTTTTAGACCTAACTCTGTACAGGGTGAGAGAGAAAAGACTAGTGCAACACATTTTCTCGATTTGTCTTCTTTCTCCCAATACAGAGTCAGATCATTAATTTCGGTGAAATCCCGAGCAAGTTAAATAACACTGTTTTCCCACTCTTAGTTACTCCTTTCGTCCCGTAATATAAAAGTGTTTTTGACACTTTTTAAGTATcaaaaacacttttatattatgggaAGTGTTTTTGACACTTTTTAAGTGTcaaaaacacttttatattatgggacggagggagttgaAACAAAATTAGAAGTGATTCGCGCGATCTTACACGATAGGATCATCTACAATGCAAGACGTTCTACAGCAGCGGGGTCAGATAGGCCGGCAGCACGAAGGGCGGAGACGACGGAGAGGAAGAAACGCTGCGGAGCGGCAGGACACGTCAGCAGAGCTACCGGCGGCGCGGGCCCGGCTGCTTGTATGAACTGCCTTCTATTAATTGCAATGGCATGTTCATACAGGATAAATGCTCGATCTTTATCTACAGCCCAAGCCCTCTGTACCAACAAAAATGCTTGGCCCATTCGGCCTGCTACTTAAAATGCCCCTGGCCCTCTCCAGGGCCATGATCAACCTCCCCTACCATCCGACGGTTACGCTGTCCTTTTAAATTACAGCTACTGCTACTGCTAATACTACACCTACTTCTGCTGCTACtgtcactactactactactactatccgGGTATTTACCTTGGTCAACATAGAAGAAGGATGGGGTCTCACAACCCTCATCCCAAACCCCTTTGCTCGCCTGAAGGTTGAGCTGGTGCAGCCTGTCAACCTCACCTTGATCAGCATATTGGGTTGAAGAGCTAGGGTTCAAGCTGGACATCTGCCGCGAATGCTCCTCAGGCATCACCACTGTGCTGACTGGGTGCATTTGATCCGAGCTTCCAAATGTGCACTCCTTCGTGCTGCCTGGGTTCTTTGTGCTGTCAGTGTTATCGCTGCTTAAATTGCCACTTGACCCTACATCAGAATGGCTGAACAGCAAAGAATCCTCGCTTGTACTTGTGGGCTCTAATACTGGATTTGATGAGCCACCAGACGTAACCAGCTTGTAGGTGTGGCCATTCATTACATGATCCCTGCATGACTGCGATTGCGTACCTTGGTGCCTGCTAAAATGGCTCCGGCCTTCCAAACAAGTTGATACTGGATCTGTTGTCTGCCTAGCTTTTCTTGTGTGTGATAGGCCTTGAGCAATAATCAATTTCCTTAAAGACCTTGGAGCCCGTGGTGAACACCTGATGTGTATAATGTGACATAATTTAGGATAGAAAAATACATATCAGAAAGCGATACACGGTATAACAGTGGTCTACTTACCTTGCATAAAGCAGCATATACGCACGCTCCGACCGGACATTTTTCAGAGAAACAGGTTTCACCTGTAGACAACGCTCAAGACTGTTTAGTAGAGAAGATTGATTGACATGGGTACATGGATAATAATTCTTATGGTATGAATATATGTTTGTGGGCTAGACACTTTTTTGTTTAAACGAAAACAAATCATCATCTACTAACTGTTTCCAACAAGAGAACTACTCTTTTATACTATTCAAAACGAAATCCAGATATAAGCAACACATGAATCAGCTGATCTTTCAATATGCAAAAAGGGTGCACTAAGCAGATGAGGGTGTTACACTACCTGGCTATCATCCATTTCGTACCATTTCCCCTGTGAGTCCTTGACATAACATATATAATGACCAGAAACGGATGAGTTCATAACATCACGGTGGACAACCACCGCATAGAGCCTGTACACAGGGGAACAATCATCTGTTGTACTCATGTAGCTAGACAAATTCAAGTATTCCGGGAACCTGATGGCCTTGTTAATCTTGCCAAACATACCAGACTGTCAAAAGAAAAAAGGGTTCTAATTAACATAAACAAAACAAAGAAAATTTGGTAAACAAGATACAAAGCCAACACAGAAAATATAGCAACCTAGCATAATTTGATGTGACAATTCATTGAGTCCATGAAGATTTTGTGGTGAAAACAACCTAAGATTCTTAATGATACCTGATATCTTTTCAGTGCAATAGTCAGGATATTTGGTGCTTCTGATATTGTCAACTTCTTTTTGCCACGTTCATATGACTTGCATCTGATGACATAAAATAAGTTAAGATGCAATAGTGTTTGAAGAAAAAACATGGTCGGCCCGTCAGGTACCATTAATCTAGAAGATTAGGCCGGAGGAAAATGCACTCATTTATTGTCAACCTCAACTCTACAATTAGTGAATTAGCTAAAAGCTCGAAAGTGCTATATTGCTACTATAAACCGATCAAGCGATCACAGCTTTGTGTTATTAACATTTGCTAACTTGCGACAATATAACTGTCAATTAATCTAAAGTTTCATTGGGGATGCAAAGTGATAAATGCGAACAATGTAATAAATATAGAAAGTCACATCATGAAGTGATCTGTACCAACCTGGTACAATGGTATCTGTTATCGCCATCTAAGACTTCTGAAGATGTAAATCGATGAAGTGCTTCTTCAAGAGTACTGATATCCCCATCTATTTCCACAGTAAGATCCATTATACGTTCGCAATGTTCTGAACTGACCCCACACTTTGTGCATTTTATCTAGGAAAGAATATTAAACTCTTTAAAAAAATGCAAGATGTTGTTACACTAGATATGCAACAGTGGCACTCAGAAAATATAGAATTGGAAAGGTTGAGTACTATTTGTGAAGAAAAGTAGAAAACCTTAGATCGTAGATAGCCCCCGAACATTAGCTGAATCAGTGTCGTTTCTTCAGCTAACTTATGGGCACCATTTGCATTGGCTTCCTTCATGCTAGCAGATTGCATAGTATCAATTGCGTACCTGTTAAACTTATCATTAGTGCAGTTCAATGGAAAAGTCTTATGGTGAGAATATATGGCTTGTAATAGGTTAAATGCTAATGCTAATACTGAATAACCACCTCTACAAACATCAACTAGCAtagcactaataataccaacatcagCACTAGTCCAAATATCAGAAAATGGTTTACCCTGTTATTAGAACGGAATTTACAGTACTGTTTTTCAATTATTCAAAAATAACAATACATCTAGTTATGTAGAAAATGGTTTACccccacacacacgcacgcatcctATTTAGCATGAGTGCACGACAATTTTTTTGAGAGAAATAGTAGGTGTACTGTTATCAACATTATCCAAAGAGAAAATAAGCCCATTATTGATCATAACTTGATCCAGCCATCGCTATATACATGAACTTTTTGGATTCTACCATCTATCATTTCAGCTTCAAAGTTTACCATTTTATGCATACACAATATTTTTGGCCAGGGAGAGGTATAGAACTTTAACCAAAGAGAATGAGGAATCAAAAATCTCACCTGAGAAACTCATGAGCGTCTTCCTCTTCGCCCGGGCCAAAGCTACTTCCGATGTCAGACAAATGTGAGAGTATTCCAGTAGGTGATAATGGAGAATGTCCTTGCTTACCCTCCACAATGAGTTTTTGAAACTCGCACAAAAAGCACCATTCCTTTTGGGAACCTAGAAAATACAGTAGTAATATACTGTAACTCAAGGAAATGTGCTGAATAACATAAGAAAGAGTTTAGCATTAACTTACAGTTTTTTGAATGAAGCCCCTCGAGGAAGTATGCTGTAAGTGGTCGGGTAAAGGCCAAACACTGAAGCACGACATTTGCATAGCAACTgtaaacagaaataaaagaaggttaggcaaaaacaacaacattGAAGCGCTAAACTCAGATTCAATAAATTGTTTATGCTATAAACCAAAGTGCCCTAATATGTTTAATTTTCAATAAGTTTTAGGCATGAGTTTGAATTGtagagggcaggcctggcgcagtggtgaagtcctccccacttgtgccaagaggtcctgggttcgaaccagcctctctgcattgcactttgcaggggtaagactaggttcctataatccctccccagaccccaccttgtatGGGaacttctatgcactgggtctgtcctttttcATGAGTTTGAATTGTGAATCCCCAGATACTGCTACTGGACTCTTATCTCGTTAAAGGAAACAATTTTGAAAGTAACATGCTATAACAATCTCAAAATGATAACTTATAGGATACACATAAATGTTCAGCACACTTAGTTCCAAAATAGTTGTTATACAGTTCAGTTAATTGTTTACCTGTTCCTAAGGTTACAAAGACCAAAAGGACGCAATTCCACCTTGTCAGAGTTGTAGAGCTTAACAAAGCGTTCATACGGAAAAAGTGTCTGACACATTTAGATAACCATTAGGTTCAACATACAAAAGTATATGTTAACGATTAAATGTGTCATCCAGTTTTACTTACCGATTCCGATGAGTAATGTCTCACAATTGTTGGAGCAGTTTGTTGCCTGACCAAACTTTTCGTTGGCAAATCATCTGGCACCACAACTCTGATCTCTGATTTAGCAGAGAACTCAAGACGATCATCTGCCTTTTCAGATGGATCACACGCCACCGGAATCTGAGTGTGAGAGCCATTTTCACTAACGGAAGCGCCCTCGACTTTGCACGGTTTACCAAAAGTTGGAGAACTCGAACAGTCAGCAGATTCAGCATGTCCTGTAACCTGAGGAAATGTGAACTCTTTGCTATCTTGTTGAGAAGCCTCTGACGTATTGGACGCCTTCTCAAGGGGCATCTCCTTGCTTTCAACTGCTTGCTCGACTCCAGTCACCACACTTTCTTCATCTGAGCTAGTGCGTTCAATTTTTTTCGTGGAAGAAGCTTCTATTGTGGTGTCTTCTCTAGCATCAGCACTTACTGGATGGCATTCATCTTTGTGGCCTTGTCTCCAGTGAGCTATCTGACATTTGACGGCACTGCAACCAATAAAAGGGAAGTTATGGAAATAACACTTTATGCAGTATGACAACTCTGAAGATGCTTTTATAAGGATATAAATGTAGTCAAATACTTGGCGATGGTCGTCAAAAAATTATTATCAAACATGGATAAAAGCAAAATTTAAGGATGCGCATAACTAATAGATGGGACAATACCTACCTACAGAAATAGACTCACAAAACTAACTTGATACCAATGTTACATTTTATATACATATGCTCTGCTGGATAAAAATGTGGTTGAAACACTTTTTGTACAAAATGTTGAACTCATAATTGCAATCAATCCCATAATTTAAAAACATTGATCAGTGCCAGCATTGACATAAAAGGCAGTATATCTGGTTTTCAACAAAACAGAGTAACTAGTCATCACTGTACAAAATTGGTGAACTGTCAAACTGAAATGTACATAAATGGGCTCAATGATTTGAACAATTGAACCCAATGTGAGCGCGCCACATGCTGGCTTCTATGCCATATTCTGAAAGCAGCACCCACTCTCAGAATAAACTGGGACTAGCTAAGttgatcatgtgaaaattctagttAGATGATGCAGGCAATGCAGGCGTCTTCCCTGAGCAAATAGCAGGGAAAACACACTGTCTCCACATAACGCGCAGTGTGTGTAAGCCACTAGCCTATCATGACAAACTCTCCACATAACGGGCAGTATGTGTAAGCCACATAATGTGCCCCGAAAGACCAACCAAAACGGATTCTTTTTTATGCCAGTCAACATACGCATTGTCGCAGCATAATCGAACATGAATTGCATATACtagtaaacaaataaataaataaaagtgggACTGGAGTGCCGTTACCAATACTTGACGCCCTTGCAGCGCTTGCACCGGAACGTCGTCGGCTTGCGGCACACCACACACGGccccttcttccccgccgctgccgCTAGCGTAGGCTCCGTCGCCGCCTCCTGTTCGAGCCGCGGCGCGGCCACATGTTCGTCCCGCGgccaggccacctccggcgccgccACCTGATCGACCGGCGGCCAAGCCACATGCGGCGCCGCCACCTGATCGACCGGCGgccaggccacctccggcgccgccACCTTCACCGCCGGCGGCCAGGCCACCGGCAGCGCCGCCACCTTCTCGACCGGCGGCCAGGCCACCGGCGTTGCCGCCACCTGCTCGACCGCCGGCCAGGCCACCGGCGTTGCCGCCATCTGCTCGACCGCCGGCCAGGCCACCGGCGGTGCCGCCATCTGGCCGACCGGCGTCCAGGCCAGCCGCGACGCCGCCACCTGCTCGACCGGTGGCCAGGCCACCTGCGGCGCCGTCAACTGAGTCGTGTCCGGCGCCGTCCAGTGAGGCGCGGCGTGGTGATCGTAGTAGTAGTACGCGTCGCGCTCCGCGAACTGGGCCTGCTCCGCCGCGAGCCAGGCCGTCCGCCGCACGTCCTCCTTCCTCGCGGCCGCGCGCCGCATCACCGCCACCAGCGCCACGACCACGATTGCCACCAGCGCGGCCACGAACGACGCCATCGCTTCCTCCCCCGCCTCCACCCGCGCGCACAGATCTTACGGCCGCCGCCCGAAGCACTCTCGCACgcactcgctcgctcgctcgcactgGACCCGAACGCAGTGGACAATGAAACAAGGCACCCGCACGCCGAATTGCTGCGCCTCGCCCGCGGGGATATAGGGTCGGGGCACGCGCTCGCCCGCTTTTGTCCCCGTCCGCGAGCGGTAACGGCAGCCGCGGAAGGCTCCGGAATGCGGGCGCGGCGGGGCGTCCGATTGCGCCGAAACGAGGCGAGCGCGCGGGGGTGGGCTGCGCCTGCGAGGTGCGCGAATGGAAAACGTgagggcgggcggggcggtgcgGGGCGGGGGTGTGGAGGCGGCCAGGCGCGCTCGCTAGTAACGGCTGTTTTTTTCACTCCCTTCCTTTTCTGTCCTCCCGGCGGCGGGTAAGCGCGAGGGGGgctcgcgcggcggcggcggcgcgcgccggTCGCTTGTGGGCCGTCCGATGCGGGCGGGAGGCTCGGACAGGGATCGCGGGAAACTGCGGACGCGGTTGGTTGCGCCTTTTGCAGTCTGCACCCCGGGTTAACGGGGAAATGCTGGGTTTTAACCGCGTTGAAAAGCTGTGAACACATCGCATACATTATTGATTATTTATAAGATttttattttggcaagggtttctaCGTTGTAAGATGTGATAAATCGTTCTCTCAGGTTTCGACAGGCCAGAATCGacacgttattttcatcaaacaaaAAAGAACTGTTGGGTTTGAATCTGCCTGCCACGCGACTGTTCAGCAGT
Above is a window of Triticum dicoccoides isolate Atlit2015 ecotype Zavitan chromosome 5B, WEW_v2.0, whole genome shotgun sequence DNA encoding:
- the LOC119309678 gene encoding ubiquitin carboxyl-terminal hydrolase 17-like; translation: MASFVAALVAIVVVALVAVMRRAAARKEDVRRTAWLAAEQAQFAERDAYYYYDHHAAPHWTAPDTTQLTAPQVAWPPVEQVAASRLAWTPVGQMAAPPVAWPAVEQMAATPVAWPAVEQVAATPVAWPPVEKVAALPVAWPPAVKVAAPEVAWPPVDQVAAPHVAWPPVDQVAAPEVAWPRDEHVAAPRLEQEAATEPTLAAAAGKKGPCVVCRKPTTFRCKRCKGVKYCAVKCQIAHWRQGHKDECHPVSADAREDTTIEASSTKKIERTSSDEESVVTGVEQAVESKEMPLEKASNTSEASQQDSKEFTFPQVTGHAESADCSSSPTFGKPCKVEGASVSENGSHTQIPVACDPSEKADDRLEFSAKSEIRVVVPDDLPTKSLVRQQTAPTIVRHYSSESTLFPYERFVKLYNSDKVELRPFGLCNLRNSCYANVVLQCLAFTRPLTAYFLEGLHSKNCSQKEWCFLCEFQKLIVEGKQGHSPLSPTGILSHLSDIGSSFGPGEEEDAHEFLRYAIDTMQSASMKEANANGAHKLAEETTLIQLMFGGYLRSKIKCTKCGVSSEHCERIMDLTVEIDGDISTLEEALHRFTSSEVLDGDNRYHCTRCKSYERGKKKLTISEAPNILTIALKRYQSGMFGKINKAIRFPEYLNLSSYMSTTDDCSPVYRLYAVVVHRDVMNSSVSGHYICYVKDSQGKWYEMDDSQVKPVSLKNVRSERAYMLLYARCSPRAPRSLRKLIIAQGLSHTRKARQTTDPVSTCLEGRSHFSRHQGTQSQSCRDHVMNGHTYKLVTSGGSSNPVLEPTSTSEDSLLFSHSDVGSSGNLSSDNTDSTKNPGSTKECTFGSSDQMHPVSTVVMPEEHSRQMSSLNPSSSTQYADQGEVDRLHQLNLQASKGVWDEGCETPSFFYVDQGKYPDSSSSSSDSSSRSRCSISSSSSCNLKGQRNRRMVGEVDHGPGEGQGHFK